One window of the Chanodichthys erythropterus isolate Z2021 chromosome 2, ASM2448905v1, whole genome shotgun sequence genome contains the following:
- the m6pr gene encoding cation-dependent mannose-6-phosphate receptor, with translation MLLSVRIITPLFVLLAGVQAKYNTDNCKLISASESGTKTLHFLEPLTNKTFTATGQEKEPYEYIFQVCGDAGGEKNAGLVQKDKDGKLVQIGSYNTTRATKGSDWVLLVYEGGERYDTHCSKEPRKAMIMISCSTSAEDKFSVILEDNQKQEDCYYLFELDTNAVCPVIPSKLSAGSIFLIVVFSCLAVYITGGFLYQRLVVGAKGVEQFPNYGFWSQIGNLSADGCDFVCRSRGNREEPPTYRGVATEPLGEEPEERDDHLLPM, from the exons ATGTTGCTGTCTGTGAGAATAATCACTCCTCTTTTTGTACTACTTGCTGGAGTGCAAGCGAAGTACAACACGGACAACTGCAAGCTGATTTCAGCCAGCGAATCTGGGACTAAAACGCTCCATTTTTTGGAGCCTCTCACCAATAAAAC CTTCACCGCAACAGGACAAGAGAAGGAGCCatatgaatacatttttcaGGTGTGTGGAGATGCTGGTGGAGAAAAGAACGCAGGTCTTGTGCAGAAAGACAAAGATGGAAAGCTGGTCCAAATTGGAAGCTACAATACAACACGAGCTACTAAAGGAA GTGACTGGGTTTTGCTCGTCTATGAGGGGGGCGAGAGATATGACACCCACTGTTCAAAAGAGCCAAGAAAAGCCATGATTATGATTTCATGCAGCACGAGTGCTGAG GATAAATTTTCTGTGATTTTGGAGGACAATCAGAAGCAAGAGGACTGTTATTACCTGTTTGAGCTAGACACCAATGCAGTCTGTCCTGTAATCCCATCCAAACTCAGTGCCGGCTCCATATTCCTTATTGT TGTATTCTCCTGCCTGGCTGTATATATTACCGGTGGATTCCTCTATCAGCGACTGGTAGTTGGAGCCAAAGGAGTTGAACAGTTCCCCAACTATGGCTTTTGGTCACAGATTGGCAACTTATCTGCT GACGGATGTGATTTCGTCTGCCGATCCCGTGGTAACAGAGAAGAACCCCCCACATACAGAGGTGTGGCTACCGAACCTCTTGGGGAAGAGCCAGAGGAAAGGGATGACCATTTACTTCCCATGTGA
- the casp2 gene encoding caspase-2 isoform X2 — MLGECGMKEWERLALRKNSVTMLQDLVVDDLLIQCLQQDGILTDSMAESIMAKSTSQGKSRHLLFLLPKRGPRAFSSFCAALTATEQQHLCRLLMDFTEKDKSFSEPSLTRPIQECVIPAKRARTHESVEMCLDADSPMTTAVLPCTPEFYQSRRSQAYPMRSCPRGLALVLSNVRFDSANTDLDIRRGGEVDEETLRRLFTELDFTVSLHKDLTAEEMRGCLEQFAQRQEHADYDCAVVCLLSHGVEGSIYGTDGQPLELDWVFGVFDNARCPLLQNKPKMFFIQACRGEEMDNGVDQLDGQERTQSPGCEQRDAGREEERDNKERAEKERERMRVKLPQRSDMICGFATLKGTAAMRNTKKGSWFIQELNTAIRQRANDTHLSDILVQVNGRIKSREGYAPGSAHHRCKEMSEFTSSLCKDLYLFPKYYPNN; from the exons ATGCTGGGAGAGTGTGGCATGAAAGAATGGGAGAGACTAGCACTCAGGAAGAACTCTGTCACGATGCTGCAGGACTTGGTGGTGGATGATCTTCTGATCCAGTGTCTGCAACAAGATGGAATCCTCACAGACAGCATGGCAGAGAGCATTATG GCTAAATCAACGTCCCAAGGCAAGAGTCGCCATTTATTGTTTCTTTTGCCCAAACGTGGTCCTCGGGCATTTAGCAGCTTTTGTGCTGCCCTTACGGCGACAGAGCAACAGCACCTCTGCAGACTGCTAATGGACTTCACAGAGAAAGAT AAAAGCTTTTCAGAGCCCTCACTGACTCGCCCTATTCAGGAATGTGTGATACCTGCGAAAAGAGCCAGGACTCATG AGTCAGTGGAGATGTGTTTAGATGCCGACTCTCCCATGACCACAGCTGTACTTCCCTGCACACCGGAATTTTACCAGTCCCGCAGATCACAG GCCTACCCGATGCGCTCCTGCCCGCGaggactggccctggtgcttaGTAATGTGAGGTTTGACTCTGCAAACACTGATTTGGACATCCGGAGGGGAGGGGAGGTGGATGAGGAGACGCTGAGGAGACTTTTCACAGAGCTGGATTTCACAGTCAGCCTGCACAAAGACCTAACAGCAGAG GAAATGCGTGGGTGCCTAGAACAGTTTGCCCAGCGGCAGGAGCATGCAGATTATGACTGCGCTGTTGTGTGTTTACTGTCTCATGGTGTTGAGGGATCTATCTACGGGACCGACGGACAGCCGCTGGAG TTGGACTGGGTGTTTGGGGTTTTTGATAACGCCCGCTGCCCTCTGCTCCAGAATAAGCCAAAGATGTTCTTCATTCAGGCTTGTCGAGGAG AGGAGATGGACAACGGTGTGGACCAGTTGGATGGCCAGGAGCGGACTCAATCTCCAGGCTGTGAACAGAGGGATGCTgggagggaggaggagagggacAACAAAGAGAGGGCAGAGAAAGAAAGGGAGAGAATGAGAGTCAAATTGCCTCAGAGATCCGATATGATCTGCGGCTTTGCCACCCTCAAAG GCACTGCTGCGATGAGAAACACCAAGAAAGGGTCCTGGTTTATTCAGGAACTGAACACTGCCATCAGACAGAGAGCCAATGACACACACCTGTCAGATATACTTGTGCAG gtgaatGGTCGAATTAAAAGCAGAGAGGGATACGCACCTGGTTCAGCCCATCATCGCTGTAAAGAGATGTCAGAGTTCACCAGCTCCCTCTGCAAAGACCTCTACCTCTTCCCTAAGTACTACCCCAACAACTAG
- the casp2 gene encoding caspase-2 isoform X1 → MLGECGMKEWERLALRKNSVTMLQDLVVDDLLIQCLQQDGILTDSMAESIMAKSTSQGKSRHLLFLLPKRGPRAFSSFCAALTATEQQHLCRLLMDFTEKDKSFSEPSLTRPIQECVIPAKRARTHESVEMCLDADSPMTTAVLPCTPEFYQSRRSQAYPMRSCPRGLALVLSNVRFDSANTDLDIRRGGEVDEETLRRLFTELDFTVSLHKDLTAEEMRGCLEQFAQRQEHADYDCAVVCLLSHGVEGSIYGTDGQPLELDWVFGVFDNARCPLLQNKPKMFFIQACRGEEMDNGVDQLDGQERTQSPGCEQRDAGREEERDNKERAEKERERMRVKLPQRSDMICGFATLKGFSTAAMRNTKKGSWFIQELNTAIRQRANDTHLSDILVQVNGRIKSREGYAPGSAHHRCKEMSEFTSSLCKDLYLFPKYYPNN, encoded by the exons ATGCTGGGAGAGTGTGGCATGAAAGAATGGGAGAGACTAGCACTCAGGAAGAACTCTGTCACGATGCTGCAGGACTTGGTGGTGGATGATCTTCTGATCCAGTGTCTGCAACAAGATGGAATCCTCACAGACAGCATGGCAGAGAGCATTATG GCTAAATCAACGTCCCAAGGCAAGAGTCGCCATTTATTGTTTCTTTTGCCCAAACGTGGTCCTCGGGCATTTAGCAGCTTTTGTGCTGCCCTTACGGCGACAGAGCAACAGCACCTCTGCAGACTGCTAATGGACTTCACAGAGAAAGAT AAAAGCTTTTCAGAGCCCTCACTGACTCGCCCTATTCAGGAATGTGTGATACCTGCGAAAAGAGCCAGGACTCATG AGTCAGTGGAGATGTGTTTAGATGCCGACTCTCCCATGACCACAGCTGTACTTCCCTGCACACCGGAATTTTACCAGTCCCGCAGATCACAG GCCTACCCGATGCGCTCCTGCCCGCGaggactggccctggtgcttaGTAATGTGAGGTTTGACTCTGCAAACACTGATTTGGACATCCGGAGGGGAGGGGAGGTGGATGAGGAGACGCTGAGGAGACTTTTCACAGAGCTGGATTTCACAGTCAGCCTGCACAAAGACCTAACAGCAGAG GAAATGCGTGGGTGCCTAGAACAGTTTGCCCAGCGGCAGGAGCATGCAGATTATGACTGCGCTGTTGTGTGTTTACTGTCTCATGGTGTTGAGGGATCTATCTACGGGACCGACGGACAGCCGCTGGAG TTGGACTGGGTGTTTGGGGTTTTTGATAACGCCCGCTGCCCTCTGCTCCAGAATAAGCCAAAGATGTTCTTCATTCAGGCTTGTCGAGGAG AGGAGATGGACAACGGTGTGGACCAGTTGGATGGCCAGGAGCGGACTCAATCTCCAGGCTGTGAACAGAGGGATGCTgggagggaggaggagagggacAACAAAGAGAGGGCAGAGAAAGAAAGGGAGAGAATGAGAGTCAAATTGCCTCAGAGATCCGATATGATCTGCGGCTTTGCCACCCTCAAAGGTTTCA GCACTGCTGCGATGAGAAACACCAAGAAAGGGTCCTGGTTTATTCAGGAACTGAACACTGCCATCAGACAGAGAGCCAATGACACACACCTGTCAGATATACTTGTGCAG gtgaatGGTCGAATTAAAAGCAGAGAGGGATACGCACCTGGTTCAGCCCATCATCGCTGTAAAGAGATGTCAGAGTTCACCAGCTCCCTCTGCAAAGACCTCTACCTCTTCCCTAAGTACTACCCCAACAACTAG